A region from the Mesorhizobium sp. J8 genome encodes:
- a CDS encoding hydrogen peroxide-inducible genes activator, whose protein sequence is MIGLTVRQMQYFDALAQTLHFGRAAKLAGVSQPALSAQIAEMEERLNCLLFERGGKTVRMTDEALALQPRIERILADIRDVETTARRGRPTMEGRFRLGIIPTVAPYLLPHALPELRKHYPSLQLELREAVTASLVEDATSGRLDAFIAALPLDQPAIVTEELFPDRFFLAVPAGDPAFASPPVPPESPALERLMLLEEGHCLREQALAVCGNVRPVAMASYGATSLTTLLQMVAHGLGVTLVPEMAASAAGVMPDLRIVPFQEPMPQRMICMAWRKNKVRQDECVELARIIRGLDRAVLAA, encoded by the coding sequence ATGATTGGCCTCACTGTCCGGCAGATGCAATATTTCGACGCGCTGGCGCAGACGCTGCATTTCGGCCGCGCGGCGAAGCTTGCCGGCGTCAGCCAGCCGGCCCTTTCCGCGCAGATCGCCGAGATGGAAGAGCGGCTGAACTGCCTGTTGTTCGAGCGCGGCGGCAAGACGGTGCGCATGACCGACGAGGCGCTTGCCTTGCAGCCGCGTATCGAACGCATTCTGGCCGACATACGTGACGTCGAGACGACGGCTCGGCGCGGCCGCCCGACAATGGAAGGACGCTTTCGGCTGGGCATCATCCCGACAGTCGCGCCTTACCTCCTGCCGCATGCGCTGCCGGAGCTGAGGAAGCACTACCCTTCCCTCCAGCTCGAACTGCGCGAGGCGGTGACCGCATCGCTGGTCGAGGACGCGACCTCAGGCCGACTCGACGCCTTCATCGCGGCCTTGCCGCTCGACCAGCCGGCGATCGTCACCGAAGAGCTTTTTCCCGACCGCTTCTTCCTCGCCGTGCCCGCCGGCGATCCGGCCTTCGCCTCGCCGCCGGTGCCGCCCGAAAGTCCCGCGTTGGAGCGGCTGATGCTCTTGGAGGAAGGCCACTGCCTGCGCGAGCAGGCTTTGGCAGTCTGCGGCAATGTGCGGCCGGTGGCGATGGCGAGCTACGGCGCGACGAGCCTGACGACGCTCCTGCAGATGGTGGCGCATGGGCTCGGCGTCACCTTGGTGCCGGAAATGGCGGCGAGCGCCGCCGGCGTCATGCCGGATCTGCGGATCGTGCCGTTCCAGGAGCCGATGCCGCAGCGCATGATCTGCATGGCCTGGCGCAAGAACAAGGTGCGTCAGGACGAGTGCGTGGAACTGGCGCGGATCATACGCGGGCTGGATCGGGCGGTGCTGGCGGCGTGA